The following are encoded together in the Parabacteroides chongii genome:
- the typA gene encoding translational GTPase TypA: MQKLRNIAIIAHVDHGKTTLVDKMLLAGKLFREGQAEPDQFMDNNDLERERGITILAKNVSINYKDYKINIIDTPGHADFGGEVERVLNMADGCLLLVDAFEGPMPQTRFVLQKAIQLGLKPIVVINKVDKPNCRPSEVQEMVFELMFSLDATEEQLDFPTIYGSAKQGWMSTDWKEPKEDILALLDAIIEYIPEPKVLEGTPQMLITSLDYSKYVGRIAVGRVHRGELKEGQDVMLCKRDGSMVKSKIKEVDVFEGLGRTKVSSVQSGDICALIGIEGFEIGETIADVNEPEPLPTIAIDEPTMSMLFTINNSPFFGKDGKFVTSRHIFERLQKELDKNLALRVVPTDSADSWLVYGRGVLHLSVLIETMRREGYELQVGQPQVIIKEIDGVKCEPVEQLTINLPEESSSRIIDMVTKRKGEMTMMESKNDRMHLEFNIPSRGIIGLNNAVLTASAGEAIMAHRFLEYQPWKGDIERRNNGSIIAMETGTAFAYALNNLQSRGRFFISPQEEVYAGQVVGEHTKEGDLVVNVTKSKKLTNMRASGSDDKVSLAPPLVFSLEDALEYIKADEYVEITPNYMRMRKIILDETERKRQGR; the protein is encoded by the coding sequence ATGCAAAAACTCAGAAACATCGCGATTATCGCGCACGTAGACCACGGCAAAACGACGCTTGTGGATAAGATGTTATTAGCCGGTAAGCTTTTCCGTGAAGGACAGGCAGAACCGGATCAGTTCATGGACAACAATGATTTGGAACGTGAACGAGGAATTACGATTTTGGCCAAGAATGTCTCTATTAATTATAAAGATTACAAAATCAATATTATTGATACTCCGGGTCACGCTGACTTCGGAGGTGAAGTAGAGCGTGTATTGAACATGGCCGATGGTTGCTTGCTGCTGGTCGACGCGTTTGAAGGACCGATGCCTCAGACTCGCTTCGTATTACAAAAAGCCATTCAGCTGGGACTGAAACCGATTGTGGTTATCAATAAGGTAGACAAGCCGAACTGTCGTCCGTCGGAAGTGCAGGAAATGGTTTTCGAATTGATGTTCAGCCTGGATGCTACGGAAGAACAGTTGGACTTCCCGACAATCTATGGTTCTGCCAAGCAGGGATGGATGTCGACCGACTGGAAAGAGCCGAAAGAGGATATTCTGGCATTGCTGGATGCCATCATTGAATATATTCCGGAACCGAAAGTGCTGGAAGGAACTCCTCAGATGTTGATCACTTCACTGGATTATTCTAAATATGTCGGACGTATCGCTGTCGGACGTGTTCACCGGGGTGAGCTGAAAGAAGGACAGGACGTTATGCTGTGCAAGCGTGACGGATCGATGGTCAAATCCAAGATTAAGGAAGTCGATGTCTTTGAAGGTTTAGGCCGTACAAAAGTATCTTCTGTTCAATCAGGTGATATCTGTGCTTTGATCGGAATTGAAGGTTTTGAGATCGGTGAAACGATTGCCGATGTTAATGAACCGGAACCGCTGCCTACGATCGCTATTGATGAGCCTACCATGTCTATGCTCTTCACGATCAATAACTCTCCGTTCTTCGGTAAAGACGGTAAGTTCGTGACATCACGTCATATTTTCGAACGTTTGCAGAAAGAGTTGGACAAGAACCTGGCCTTGCGTGTGGTCCCGACAGACTCTGCCGATTCATGGCTGGTATATGGTCGTGGCGTACTTCATTTGTCCGTATTGATCGAAACAATGCGTCGTGAAGGTTACGAATTGCAGGTAGGACAGCCTCAGGTTATCATCAAAGAGATAGACGGCGTAAAATGTGAGCCGGTTGAACAGCTGACTATCAATCTCCCGGAAGAATCTTCCAGCCGTATCATTGATATGGTAACCAAGCGTAAGGGGGAAATGACGATGATGGAAAGTAAGAACGACCGTATGCATCTTGAATTTAATATTCCTTCACGTGGTATCATCGGTTTGAACAATGCTGTTCTGACTGCTTCTGCCGGTGAAGCAATCATGGCACATCGTTTCTTGGAATATCAGCCTTGGAAGGGTGATATCGAACGTCGTAACAATGGTTCTATCATTGCCATGGAAACAGGCACAGCGTTTGCTTATGCCTTGAATAACCTGCAGTCACGCGGACGTTTCTTCATCTCTCCGCAGGAAGAAGTTTATGCCGGTCAGGTCGTAGGTGAGCATACAAAAGAAGGTGACCTGGTTGTGAATGTTACGAAGTCGAAGAAGCTGACCAATATGCGTGCTTCGGGTTCTGATGATAAAGTATCATTGGCTCCTCCTTTGGTATTCAGCCTGGAAGATGCGCTGGAATATATCAAGGCAGACGAATATGTGGAGATCACTCCGAATTATATGCGTATGCGTAAGATCATTTTGGATGAAACAGAACGTAAACGTCAGGGTAGATAA
- the rpsO gene encoding 30S ribosomal protein S15 encodes MFLDSEKKKEIFEKYGKSATDTGSAESQIALFTVRIAHLTEHLKSNHKDYSTERALKMLVGKRRRLLDYLIKVDIERYRAIIKELGIRK; translated from the coding sequence ATGTTTTTAGATTCAGAAAAGAAAAAAGAAATTTTCGAAAAGTATGGTAAATCTGCTACTGACACAGGTTCGGCAGAAAGCCAGATCGCTTTGTTCACAGTTCGTATCGCACACTTGACAGAGCACCTGAAAAGTAATCACAAAGATTACAGTACAGAAAGAGCATTGAAGATGTTGGTTGGTAAACGTCGTCGTTTATTGGACTATCTGATCAAAGTTGATATCGAAAGATATCGTGCTATCATCAAAGAGCTTGGTATCAGAAAATAA